One Actinomadura viridis genomic region harbors:
- a CDS encoding HAD family phosphatase: MTPASDRSPAPSRPAAPAGRDAPDRTPRPVTGVVFDLDGVLVESEHLWEESWADHTRRRGHAWTPADTAAVQGMSAPEWARHIAVLLGDPGSAGEVRDACVGYMIGALERGDIRLLDGAAELVAGVAARVPVALASSAARRLIDAVLPAFGLDRHFTATVSSEEVPRGKPAPDVYAEAARRIGTGPGQGVAVEDSANGIRAAHAAGLAVIAIPNPAYPPAPGALALAAQVATGPGDARERILALIEHGLPAPEGDAP; the protein is encoded by the coding sequence GTGACCCCCGCATCCGACCGTTCCCCCGCCCCTTCCCGTCCCGCCGCCCCCGCCGGCCGGGACGCCCCCGACCGGACGCCCCGCCCGGTCACGGGCGTGGTCTTCGACCTCGACGGGGTGCTCGTGGAGAGCGAGCACCTGTGGGAGGAGAGCTGGGCCGACCACACCCGCCGCCGCGGCCATGCCTGGACCCCGGCCGACACCGCCGCCGTCCAGGGCATGAGCGCCCCGGAATGGGCCCGGCACATCGCCGTGCTGCTGGGCGACCCCGGCAGCGCCGGCGAGGTCAGGGACGCCTGCGTCGGCTACATGATCGGCGCCCTGGAACGGGGAGACATCCGGCTGCTGGACGGCGCGGCCGAACTGGTCGCCGGGGTGGCGGCCCGCGTCCCGGTCGCGCTGGCCTCCTCGGCCGCCCGCCGCCTGATCGACGCCGTGCTGCCCGCGTTCGGGCTCGACCGCCACTTCACCGCCACCGTCTCCAGCGAGGAGGTGCCGCGCGGCAAGCCCGCCCCCGACGTGTACGCCGAGGCGGCCCGCCGGATCGGCACCGGCCCCGGCCAGGGCGTCGCGGTGGAGGACTCGGCCAACGGCATCCGCGCCGCGCACGCCGCCGGGCTCGCGGTGATCGCCATCCCCAACCCCGCCTACCCGCCCGCGCCCGGCGCCCTGGCGCTGGCCGCCCAGGTCGCCACCGGCCCCGGTGACGCCCGCGAGCGGATCCTCGCCCTGATCGAGCACGGACTCCCGGCGCCGGAGGGGGACGCCCCATGA
- a CDS encoding DeoR/GlpR family DNA-binding transcription regulator → MTAHGGGAGGGGPSGGGPAGRQEGIAEYVLSAGSVPAAELAERFKVSLMTIHRDLDELERRGVVRKFRGGATAQPSGVFESNVAYRRKSMLAEKNAVAGRALALVEPGMAVMLDDSTTVLALARLLAGITPLTVVTNFLEGLNLLAGAPGIRLMALGGDHDPLHDSFLGMACVEAIESLNVDLCFVSTSAVSGGFAYHQEQHIVSVKRAMLAAAERNVLLLDNTKLSRVALHRLAPLSEFERVIVDSGASAGSLRDLDEHKVNYEVASA, encoded by the coding sequence ATGACGGCGCACGGCGGCGGCGCCGGGGGCGGCGGCCCGTCCGGCGGCGGCCCGGCCGGGAGGCAGGAGGGGATCGCCGAGTACGTCCTGTCGGCCGGGTCGGTGCCGGCCGCGGAGCTGGCCGAGCGCTTCAAGGTCAGCCTGATGACCATCCACCGGGACCTGGACGAGCTGGAGCGGCGCGGCGTGGTGCGCAAGTTCCGGGGCGGCGCCACCGCGCAGCCCTCGGGGGTCTTCGAGAGCAACGTCGCCTACCGGCGCAAGTCGATGCTCGCGGAGAAGAACGCCGTCGCCGGGCGCGCGCTGGCGCTCGTCGAGCCCGGGATGGCGGTGATGCTCGACGACTCCACCACCGTGCTGGCGCTGGCCCGGCTGCTGGCGGGGATCACCCCGCTGACCGTCGTCACCAACTTCCTGGAGGGCCTCAACCTGCTGGCCGGCGCCCCCGGCATCCGGCTGATGGCGCTGGGCGGCGACCATGATCCGCTGCACGACTCGTTCCTGGGCATGGCCTGCGTGGAGGCGATCGAGTCGCTGAACGTCGACCTGTGCTTCGTGTCGACCTCGGCGGTCTCCGGCGGGTTCGCCTACCACCAGGAGCAGCACATCGTCTCGGTCAAGCGGGCGATGCTCGCCGCCGCCGAGCGCAACGTGCTGCTGCTCGACAACACCAAGCTGAGCCGCGTGGCCCTGCACAGGCTCGCCCCGCTCAGCGAGTTCGAGCGCGTCATCGTCGACTCGGGCGCCTCCGCCGGATCCCTGCGCGACCTGGACGAGCACAAGGTGAACTACGAGGTGGCATCCGCGTGA
- a CDS encoding ABC transporter ATP-binding protein, whose translation MATLTLKGLRKTYGKVTALDGIDLEVADGEFFCLLGPSGAGKTTTLKAVAGLEPPDAGRVEIGGVDMDGVEPYDRGVAMCFESYALYPHYTAFDNMVSPLRSPRYRVPAAEARERVGRFAELLGISHLLDRGVGELSNGQRQRVALGRVLVRPARAFLLDEPLSHLDAKLRQSMRAELKTIGAVERTTTLYVTHDYVEALGLGDRIGVIRDGRIVQVGTREQIWNEPADTFVAHAFGKPRINLLPGEVAEGGRLRAAGGEIDLPSGGSGLAPGRAVTLGVRPRDLVLLRGAGDTAPEGMAEVRARVYVTEVLGRQSEVTVTVGDQRLALVVPREDAAGLAPETPVRLAVPGPDGPGGRTLLFDPADGGRRIA comes from the coding sequence ATGGCCACGCTCACCCTCAAGGGACTGCGCAAGACCTACGGCAAGGTCACGGCGCTGGACGGGATCGACCTGGAGGTCGCCGACGGCGAGTTCTTCTGCCTGCTCGGCCCGTCCGGCGCGGGCAAGACCACCACGCTGAAGGCGGTCGCCGGGCTGGAGCCGCCGGACGCCGGCCGGGTCGAGATCGGCGGCGTCGACATGGACGGCGTCGAGCCCTACGACCGGGGCGTGGCGATGTGCTTCGAGAGCTACGCCCTCTACCCGCACTACACCGCGTTCGACAACATGGTCTCGCCGCTGCGCTCGCCCCGGTACCGGGTGCCCGCCGCCGAGGCGCGCGAGCGGGTCGGCCGGTTCGCCGAGCTGCTGGGCATCTCCCACCTGCTCGACCGCGGCGTGGGGGAGCTGTCCAACGGGCAGCGGCAGCGGGTGGCGCTGGGCCGGGTGCTGGTCCGCCCGGCCCGGGCGTTCCTGCTGGACGAGCCGCTGTCGCACCTGGACGCCAAGCTCCGCCAGTCGATGCGGGCCGAGCTGAAGACCATCGGCGCGGTGGAGCGCACCACGACCCTGTACGTCACGCACGACTACGTGGAGGCGCTCGGGCTCGGCGACCGGATCGGGGTGATCAGGGACGGCCGGATCGTGCAGGTCGGCACCCGCGAGCAGATCTGGAACGAGCCGGCCGACACCTTCGTCGCGCACGCGTTCGGCAAGCCCCGGATCAACCTGCTCCCCGGGGAGGTCGCCGAGGGCGGCCGGCTGCGCGCCGCCGGCGGCGAGATCGACCTGCCGTCCGGCGGGTCCGGGCTCGCCCCGGGCCGGGCGGTGACCCTCGGGGTACGGCCCCGCGACCTGGTGCTGCTGCGCGGCGCCGGCGACACGGCGCCCGAGGGCATGGCGGAGGTCCGCGCCCGCGTCTACGTGACCGAGGTCCTCGGCCGGCAGAGCGAGGTGACGGTCACCGTCGGCGACCAGAGGCTGGCGCTGGTGGTGCCGCGCGAGGACGCCGCCGGGCTCGCGCCCGAGACGCCCGTGCGGCTGGCGGTGCCGGGCCCGGACGGGCCGGGCGGCCGGACGCTGCTGTTCGACCCCGCCGACGGCGGCCGGAGGATCGCGTGA
- a CDS encoding carbohydrate ABC transporter permease, protein MSTGTDTKTSTGTSTGKGRGGASRGRLVSVAANAALIAYFVFALFPVAWMVILSIKPADQLFNTYFSFSPTLETYRTVLGAGGDEGVPFVRFFVNSLVVSLGAVALSLAIGLPAAYAAARWRFRGSENLMFTLLSFRFAPELTVIIPLFVLYQQLGLFDTYVGMIWVLQLVTLPLIVWIMRSYFSDLSPELEQAALLDGYTRRQAFVRIALPLVKPGIAAVSLLAFIFAWNNFVFPLILTSSEAQTVTVGALSFLGGDRPKYNLTAAAALVSVVPPLLLALTIQRYLVRGLSFGAVKS, encoded by the coding sequence GCAAGGGGCGCGGCGGGGCATCGCGGGGACGGCTGGTCTCCGTCGCGGCGAACGCGGCGCTGATCGCCTACTTCGTCTTCGCGCTGTTCCCCGTCGCCTGGATGGTGATCCTGTCGATCAAACCGGCCGACCAGCTGTTCAACACCTACTTCTCGTTCTCGCCCACGCTGGAGACCTACCGCACGGTGCTGGGGGCGGGCGGGGACGAGGGCGTGCCGTTCGTGCGGTTCTTCGTCAACAGCCTGGTGGTGTCGCTGGGCGCGGTGGCGCTGTCGCTGGCGATCGGCCTGCCGGCGGCGTACGCGGCGGCGCGCTGGCGGTTCCGCGGCTCGGAGAACCTCATGTTCACGCTGCTGTCGTTCCGGTTCGCCCCCGAACTGACGGTGATCATCCCGCTGTTCGTGCTCTACCAGCAGCTCGGGCTGTTCGACACCTATGTCGGGATGATCTGGGTGCTGCAGCTGGTCACGCTCCCGCTGATCGTGTGGATCATGCGGTCGTACTTCTCGGACCTGTCGCCCGAGCTGGAGCAGGCCGCGCTGCTGGACGGCTACACCCGGCGGCAGGCGTTCGTGCGGATCGCGCTGCCGCTGGTCAAACCGGGCATCGCGGCGGTCAGCCTGCTGGCGTTCATCTTCGCCTGGAACAACTTCGTCTTCCCGCTGATCCTCACCTCCTCCGAGGCGCAGACGGTCACCGTGGGCGCGCTGTCGTTCCTCGGCGGCGACCGGCCCAAGTACAACCTGACCGCCGCCGCCGCGCTGGTGTCGGTGGTGCCGCCGCTGCTGCTGGCGCTGACCATCCAGCGCTACCTGGTCCGCGGCCTGTCGTTCGGGGCGGTGAAGAGCTGA